A single window of Halobacillus naozhouensis DNA harbors:
- the hepT gene encoding heptaprenyl diphosphate synthase component II, giving the protein MKLAMIYSFLKQDLYKIEEAVNETIQSENPVLREASSQLLKAGGKRIRPVFVLLAGKFGDYNLERMKAVAVSLELIHTASLVHDDVIDEAELRRGEPTIKSKWDNRIAMYTGDYIFARSLENLSTLDNPRAHQILAKTMVELCLGEIEQIQDKYNVEQNLRNYLRRIKRKTAILIAASCRLGAIAANVSKEDELALYRYGYYVGMSYQIIDDVLDFTASEKELGKPAGSDLLQGNITLPVLFSLENSKFKEQAQHVFNTKTELTSSDIEPLIKEIQSNDSIQRSLAVSDLYLSKAYESLEQLPNIRAKQTLKGIAKYIGKRRA; this is encoded by the coding sequence ATGAAATTAGCCATGATTTACTCTTTTTTAAAACAAGATCTATATAAAATTGAAGAAGCAGTTAATGAAACGATCCAATCGGAGAATCCCGTTTTACGAGAAGCCTCCAGCCAGCTATTGAAAGCTGGCGGCAAGAGGATCAGGCCGGTATTTGTTTTACTCGCAGGAAAATTTGGCGATTATAACCTCGAGCGAATGAAAGCAGTCGCTGTGTCACTCGAGCTTATACATACGGCTTCGCTCGTTCATGATGATGTAATTGATGAAGCGGAATTGCGGAGAGGCGAACCTACCATCAAATCCAAGTGGGATAATCGAATTGCCATGTATACGGGAGATTACATCTTTGCTCGGTCATTGGAAAACTTATCCACACTTGATAATCCTAGGGCTCACCAGATCTTGGCAAAGACTATGGTGGAGTTATGTCTGGGGGAAATTGAACAAATCCAGGATAAGTATAACGTAGAACAGAACTTGCGGAACTATTTGCGTCGTATAAAAAGAAAAACAGCTATTCTTATTGCTGCCAGCTGCCGGCTGGGGGCGATTGCAGCTAATGTTTCTAAAGAGGATGAGCTTGCGTTATACCGCTATGGCTATTATGTTGGGATGTCTTATCAAATTATTGATGATGTGCTGGACTTTACCGCCTCTGAGAAGGAGCTGGGAAAACCGGCTGGAAGTGATCTGCTTCAAGGGAATATTACCTTGCCAGTTTTATTTTCTCTGGAAAATAGTAAATTTAAGGAACAGGCTCAACATGTGTTTAATACTAAAACAGAGCTTACTTCTTCTGATATTGAGCCGTTAATTAAAGAGATCCAATCCAATGATTCAATTCAACGGTCACTGGCAGTAAGTGATCTATATTTAAGCAAGGCCTATGAATCTCTGGAGCAGTTACCAAATATCCGTGCCAAGCAAACTTTAAAAGGGATTGCCAAGTATATCGGTAAAAGACGCGCATAA
- the ndk gene encoding nucleoside-diphosphate kinase, whose product MEKTFLMVKPDGVQRNLIGEIVARFEKKGYKLVGAKLMTIKDSLAEEHYGEHRDKPFFGELVSFITSGPVFAMVWEGENVIGTARQMMGATNPKDATTGTIRGDYGVTVGKNVIHGSDSIESAEREINLFFEEAELNTYSKDNSAWVY is encoded by the coding sequence ATGGAAAAGACTTTTCTAATGGTTAAACCAGATGGCGTACAAAGAAATCTAATCGGTGAGATTGTAGCTAGGTTCGAGAAAAAGGGCTATAAATTAGTTGGGGCAAAACTTATGACGATTAAAGACTCCCTCGCAGAAGAACATTACGGTGAGCATCGTGATAAGCCTTTCTTTGGAGAACTTGTTAGTTTCATTACTTCCGGACCAGTGTTTGCTATGGTATGGGAAGGTGAGAATGTTATTGGTACTGCAAGGCAAATGATGGGAGCGACCAATCCCAAAGATGCCACAACAGGAACAATCCGCGGTGATTATGGTGTCACAGTTGGAAAGAACGTGATCCATGGTTCAGATTCCATCGAAAGCGCTGAACGCGAAATTAATCTATTTTTCGAAGAAGCAGAACTTAACACTTATAGCAAAGATAACTCAGCTTGGGTTTATTAA
- a CDS encoding CheR family methyltransferase: MSHDYQEFVANFKEKSGVDLYLYKEGQMKRRLTSLRDKKGFTNFREYYRSIHNNPDLFNELLDRMTINVSEFYRNRQRWEVLEKKVLPYLLKNRKSIKIWSAACSTGEEPYTLAIILSQYIPTNQIEIVATDIDEKVIQRARLGVYPEQSLREMPVNMKQKYFTKQQSLYKISDNIKSCVTFKKHNLLADRYETRNDLIVCRNVLIYFTEDAKSTIYTKFSKALNKDGIFFVGSTEQIFSPQQYGFKSFDTFFYKKN; encoded by the coding sequence ATGAGTCATGACTATCAGGAGTTTGTCGCTAATTTCAAGGAGAAGTCAGGGGTTGATTTATATCTTTATAAAGAGGGACAAATGAAACGGAGATTAACTTCCTTACGTGATAAAAAAGGATTTACGAATTTTCGTGAATATTATCGGTCTATACATAATAATCCGGATTTGTTTAATGAATTACTAGACAGAATGACGATTAACGTATCCGAGTTTTACCGGAATAGACAAAGATGGGAGGTGCTAGAAAAAAAGGTCCTACCATATCTGTTAAAAAACCGTAAGTCTATTAAAATTTGGAGTGCGGCTTGCTCTACAGGAGAGGAGCCGTATACGTTAGCTATTATACTTAGTCAATATATTCCCACTAACCAAATCGAAATCGTGGCTACAGATATCGACGAAAAGGTGATTCAGCGGGCAAGGCTTGGTGTGTATCCTGAACAATCTTTAAGGGAAATGCCTGTGAACATGAAACAGAAGTATTTTACAAAGCAACAAAGTTTATATAAAATAAGCGACAACATAAAATCATGTGTAACCTTTAAAAAGCATAATTTATTGGCTGATCGTTATGAAACCCGAAATGATTTGATCGTTTGCAGAAATGTTCTCATTTACTTTACAGAAGATGCAAAATCGACGATCTACACTAAATTTAGTAAAGCTTTAAATAAAGATGGCATCTTCTTTGTGGGAAGCACTGAACAAATTTTCTCTCCCCAACAATACGGGTTTAAGTCTTTTGATACATTTTTTTATAAAAAGAATTAA
- a CDS encoding demethylmenaquinone methyltransferase: MQQQTKEERVHHVFERIYKRYDRMNSIISFQQHRLWRKDVMKRMNVSKGDHTLDVCCGTGDWTMALADEVGPSGKVIGLDFSVNMLSVGIKKKLQCKMKHVEFEHGNAMELPFDDDQFDYVTIGFGLRNVPDYLQVLKEMHRVVKPGGKVVCLETSQPENPVFKRLYYFYFRNIMPLFGKLFAKSYQEYSWLHESAKDFPGKDALAAMFKQAGMTNVKVKSFTGGVAAMHLGEKQSL, from the coding sequence ATGCAGCAACAGACAAAAGAAGAACGTGTTCATCACGTATTCGAGAGAATCTACAAGCGTTATGACCGCATGAATTCTATTATTTCCTTTCAACAGCACAGATTATGGCGTAAAGATGTCATGAAGCGTATGAACGTTTCAAAAGGGGATCATACGCTTGATGTGTGCTGCGGGACTGGAGACTGGACGATGGCGCTGGCTGACGAGGTCGGGCCTTCAGGGAAGGTTATAGGACTTGACTTCAGTGTGAATATGCTCTCAGTCGGAATAAAAAAGAAGCTTCAATGTAAAATGAAGCATGTGGAATTTGAGCATGGAAACGCGATGGAACTTCCATTTGACGATGATCAGTTTGATTATGTCACGATTGGATTCGGGTTGAGAAATGTTCCGGATTACCTGCAAGTATTAAAAGAAATGCATCGTGTTGTAAAACCTGGTGGAAAAGTCGTTTGTTTAGAAACTTCACAACCTGAGAATCCTGTTTTTAAACGACTTTATTATTTTTATTTCAGAAACATTATGCCGTTGTTTGGTAAGTTATTTGCTAAAAGCTATCAGGAATACAGTTGGCTTCATGAATCTGCAAAAGATTTTCCAGGTAAGGACGCGTTAGCAGCGATGTTTAAACAAGCAGGGATGACCAATGTTAAGGTGAAGTCGTTTACAGGCGGAGTGGCCGCAATGCATCTTGGAGAAAAGCAATCGTTATGA
- the aroC gene encoding chorismate synthase yields MRYLTAGESHGKQLTTIIEGVPSHLPLVADQINESLIRRQGGHGRGRRMQIEKDLVEITSGVRHGYTLGSPISLVVHNDDFKHWRDIMGDAPLADDAEVRRTISRPRPGHADLNGGLKYGHRDMRNVLERSSARETAARVGAGAVAKVLLRELGIEVAGYVREIAGIVSEVDETLSLKERAAISEASPVRTFDEQAAGKMMEAIDQAKKEGDSIGGVAEVYVEGMPPGLGSYVHYDRKLDGRIAGSVMSINAFKGVEFGLGFEAARRNGSEVHDEILWSEERGYYRRTNRLGGFEGGMTTGMPIVVKGVMKPIPTLYKPLQSVDIETKEPFQASIERSDSCAVPAASVVMEHIVAFEIAKAITEEFPSDYFPRLKRAVDDYRKEARSF; encoded by the coding sequence ATGCGTTATTTAACAGCTGGAGAATCACATGGAAAACAGCTGACGACGATTATCGAGGGAGTACCTTCACACTTGCCACTTGTCGCAGATCAAATTAATGAATCATTGATTCGTAGACAAGGCGGGCATGGTCGCGGTCGCAGAATGCAAATTGAGAAAGACTTGGTTGAAATCACTAGTGGTGTTCGCCATGGATATACTTTAGGTTCACCGATTTCATTAGTGGTACATAACGATGATTTTAAGCATTGGCGCGACATTATGGGCGATGCACCATTAGCTGACGATGCTGAAGTAAGGCGTACCATTTCAAGGCCAAGACCTGGACATGCGGATCTGAACGGTGGTTTGAAATACGGTCATCGTGATATGCGTAATGTCTTGGAACGCTCATCAGCACGAGAGACTGCAGCGAGAGTAGGGGCTGGTGCTGTTGCAAAAGTATTACTGCGCGAACTGGGAATTGAAGTAGCCGGTTATGTTCGCGAGATTGCAGGTATTGTCAGTGAGGTAGATGAAACCCTGTCTCTAAAGGAGCGCGCTGCTATTTCTGAGGCCTCCCCTGTACGGACATTTGATGAACAGGCAGCAGGTAAAATGATGGAAGCGATCGATCAAGCTAAGAAAGAGGGAGACTCAATCGGCGGGGTTGCTGAAGTATATGTGGAGGGAATGCCCCCGGGGTTAGGTTCCTATGTGCATTACGATCGAAAACTGGATGGAAGAATTGCCGGAAGTGTTATGAGCATTAATGCATTCAAAGGTGTAGAGTTTGGGCTAGGTTTTGAAGCGGCAAGAAGGAATGGCAGCGAAGTCCATGATGAAATTTTATGGAGTGAAGAGCGTGGTTACTATCGAAGGACGAATCGCCTCGGTGGTTTTGAAGGCGGGATGACCACAGGGATGCCTATCGTGGTAAAAGGGGTTATGAAACCCATTCCAACCCTGTATAAGCCTTTACAAAGTGTTGATATTGAGACGAAGGAACCCTTCCAGGCTAGTATTGAACGTTCAGATTCATGTGCAGTTCCAGCAGCTTCAGTCGTTATGGAGCATATCGTAGCTTTTGAAATAGCTAAAGCCATCACGGAGGAATTTCCTTCTGACTATTTCCCTCGTTTAAAACGAGCGGTAGATGATTACCGGAAGGAGGCTCGCAGCTTCTAG